The Bubalus bubalis isolate 160015118507 breed Murrah chromosome 16, NDDB_SH_1, whole genome shotgun sequence genome window below encodes:
- the LOC102415306 gene encoding olfactory receptor 4P4-like yields the protein MENRNNITEFILLGLSQKKEFEILCFLLFLLCYIAILIGNLLVTISIASSQLMKQPMYFFLSYLSLADLCYTSTVTPKLITDLLAAKKTISYNGCMTQLFTMHLFGGIEVFILTGMAYDRYVAICKPLHYTLIMTRQKCGAMIAASCAGGFLHSFGQFLLAIFLPYCGPNEIDHYFCDVYPLLKLACMDTTRIGLLVIANSGLMGLVTFVVLLISYAVILYTVRSYSVESRRRALSTCSSHITVVVLFFAPLFFIYIRPATTLPEDKVFALFYTIIAPMLNPLIYTLRNVEMKNAIKKLWCHIALRKEMN from the coding sequence ATGGAAAATAGGAATAACATCACAGAATTTATTCTCCTAGGACTTTCTCAGAAAAAGGAATTTGAAATTCTCTGTTTTTTACTGTTCTTACTTTGTTACATTGCAATTCTGATTGGAAACCTACTTGTCACAATTTCCATCGCCTCCAGTCAACTTATGAAGCAGCCCATGTATTTCTTTCTGAGTTACCTCTCCCTTGCAGATCTTTGTTACACCTCCACTGTGACCCCCAAGTTGATCACTGACTTGCTGGCAGCAAAGAAGACCATATCTTACAATGGCTGCATGACACAGCTCTTCACCATGCACTTGTTTGGGGGCATCGAGGTCTTCATCCTCACAgggatggcctatgaccgctatgtggccatctgcaagcctctGCACTACACTCTGATCATGACCAGACAGAAGTGTGGGGCCATGATTGCTGCTTCCTGCGCTGGGGGGTTCCTTCATTCCTTTGGTCAGTTCCTCCTGGCCATCTTTTTACCCTACTGTGGCCCCAATGAAATAGATCATTACTTCTGCGATGTGTATCCTTTGCTGAAGCTGGCCTGCATGGACACCACCAGAATAGGTCTCCTTGTCATCGCCAATTCGGGCCTCATGGGCCTGGTGACTTTTGTGGTCTTGTTGATATCCTATGCTGTGATCTTGTACACTGTCAGGTCCTACTCTGTAGAGAGTCGCCGCAGAGCTCTCTCGACCTGCAGTTCCCACATCACTGTGGTGGTCCTCTTTTTTGCTCCTTTATTCTTCATTTACATTCGACCAGCAACTACTTTACCAGAAGACAAAGTGTTCGCTCTTTTTTATACTATCATTGCTCCCATGCTCAATCCTCTAATCTACACGCTGAGAAACGTGGAGATGAAGAATGCCATAAAGAAACTCTGGTGCCATATTGCactaagaaaggaaatgaactaA
- the LOC102394004 gene encoding olfactory receptor 5D18-like: MVLNEGNQSSVNMFILLGFSEYPRLQASLFLVFLTIYTITLVGNLGIIVVIRTSPKLHTPMYFFLSHLSVLDICYSSVFTPKLLGILVVEDRVISFRGCMAQFFFGCAFVITEMSMLAVMAYDRFVAVCNPLLYTVAVSPKLCSLLVAGTYTWGGMCSLTITCSLLELSFCESNVIHHFGCEYSAIISASCSDTHFSQLTCFIISTLNEVCSLLIILTSYASIVVTIIKIPSAGGLRKAFSTCASHLTAITIFHGTVLFLYCVPNSKSSWLLVKVATVFFTIMIPMLNPLIYSLRNKDVKETVRRLITMKLLCPSI, translated from the coding sequence ATGGTACTGAATGAAGGAAATCAGAGCTCTGTGAACATGTTCATCCTCTTGGGCTTCTCAGAATACCCCCGACTCCAGGCATCCCTTTTCTTGGTGTTCTTGACCATTTACACAATCACTCTGGTGGGGAACCTTGGCATAATTGTCGTCATAAGGACCAGTCCCAAACTCCACACacccatgtatttttttctcagccATCTATCCGTTTTGGATATTTGCTATTCCAGTGTATTTACGCCCAAACTCCTAGGTATCTTGGTTGTGGAAGATAGAGTTATCTCTTTCAGAGGGTGCATGGCACagtttttctttggctgtgcatTTGTGATTACGGAGATGTCCATGCTagcagtgatggcctatgaccggttTGTGGCTGTTTGTAACCCCCTGCTCTACACAGTTGCTGTGTCTCCTAAGCTCTGCAGCCTCCTGGTCGCTGGGACTTACACGTGGGGTGGAATGTGTTCCTTGACAATCACATGTTCTCTTTTGGAGCTGTCCTTCTGTGAATCTAATGTCATACATCACTTTGGCTGTGAGTATTCTGCCATCATCTCTGCTTCCTGTTCTGACACCCATTTCAGTCAACTGACGTGTTTCATCATTTCTACACTCAATGAGGTGTGTAGCCTCCTGATTATCCTCACCTCCTATGCTTCCATAGTTGTCACAATCATCAAGATCCCTTCAGCTGGTGGACTCCgaaaagccttctccacctgtgcctcCCACCTGACCGCCATCACCATTTTCCATGGGACTGTCCTGTTCCTTTACTGTGTACCCAACTCCAAAAGCTCGTGGCTCCTCGTCAAAGTAGCCACTGTGTTTTTTACCATCATGATTCCTATGCTGAACCCTCTTATCTATAGCCTTAGGAATAAAGATGTGAAAGAGACAGTCAGGAGATTGATAACTATGAAACTGCTTTGTCCCTCAATATAA